Proteins from a genomic interval of Harpia harpyja isolate bHarHar1 chromosome 9, bHarHar1 primary haplotype, whole genome shotgun sequence:
- the TMEM119 gene encoding transmembrane protein 119: MAVRPAMGMWLLLLLVAPARSAAPRHAAVLADGGGSGDGEEVSAAPPIHRVTPGTGPTLGDAAGTTVTNSSAPGGMLDGLVDFFKEYMLLVVVVGSLAFVLLFIICAAVIVRQKHKASAYYPSSFPKKKYVDQRDKVGGARAFSEVPEKAPDPSAEEPLDCSRQLQADILAAAQNLKSPPKAPLANGTRGEQKPPAEEEEEEEGSKKLGDEQSAEPPPQNAGAEEAAAATGARGEGAPNAAQDGSPAPPGI; encoded by the coding sequence ATGGCAGTACGGCCAGCGATGGgcatgtggctgctgctgctgctggtggccccAGCGCGCTCAGCAGCACCCCGGCACGCCGCAGTGCTGGCTGATGGCGGGGGCAGTGGGGACGGTGAGGAGGTCTCGGCCGCGCCGCCCATCCACCGCGTGACGCCGGGGACCGGCCCGACGTTGGGGGATGCGGCGGGGACCACAGTCACCAACAGCTCGGCGCCGGGTGGCATGCTGGACGGGCTGGTGGACTTCTTCAAGGAATacatgctgctggtggtggtggtgggctcGCTGGCCTTCgtcctcctcttcatcatctgcGCCGCCGTCATTGTCCGGCAGAAGCACAAGGCATCCGCCTACtacccctcctccttccccaagaAGAAGTACGTGGACCAGCGAGACAAGGTCGGGGGGGCCCGGGCTTTTAGCGAGGTGCCCGAGAAAGCCCCCGACCCCAGTGCCGAGGAGCCCCTCGACTGCAGCcggcagctgcaggcagacaTCCTCGCGGCTGCCCAGAACCTCAAATCCCCCCCCAAGGCACCGCTGGCCAATGGGACCCGGGGGGAGCAGAAACCCcctgccgaggaggaggaggaggaggaaggaagcaaaaaGTTAGGCGATGAGCAATCTGCTGAGCCCCCTCCCCAAAATGCAGGTGCTGAGGAAGCAGCGGCTGCAACGGGAGCACGGGGAGAGGGGGCCCCCAACGCAGCCCAGGAtggctccccggccccccccggcatCTAG
- the ISCU gene encoding iron-sulfur cluster assembly enzyme ISCU, giving the protein MAALRVVGVALLRPGRGEAAVRLGYHKKVVDHYENPRNVGSLDRNAKNVGTGLVGAPACGDVMKLQVEVDENGRIVDARFKTFGCGSAIASSSLATEWVKGKTVDEALKIKNTDIAKELCLPPVKLHCSMLAEDAIKAALADYKLKQDPNKEESEKKANNA; this is encoded by the exons ATGGCGGCACTGAGGGTGGTGGgggtggctctgctgcggcccgggcggggggaggcggccgTCAGGCTGGGCTACCACAAGAAG GTGGTGGATCACTACGAAAACCCGCGCAACGTCGGTTCCCTCGACCGCAACGCCAAGAACGTGGGTACCGGCCTGGTGGGTGCCCCGGCCTGCGGCGACGTCATGAAGCTGCAG GTGGAAGTGGATGAGAACGGGAGGATTGTTGACGCCCGTTTCAAAACCTTCGGCTGCGGATCAGCGATCGCATCGAGTTCTCTGGCGACGGAATGGGTCAAAGGGAAAACG GTTGACGAAGCGTTGAAAATCAAGAACACTGATATCGCTAAAGAACTCTGCCTTCCTCCAGTCAAACTGCACTGCTCTA TGCTGGCTGAAGACGCAATCAAGGCTGCCTTGGCTGATTACAAGTTGAAGCAGGATCCAAACAAAGAAGAGtcagagaagaaagcaaacaatgcCTAA